From the bacterium genome, the window CCGACGTAGTGGGAATTGTAAGCCGCATAGGCCCCGCCGAAGGCGTTGCGAATGATCAACGTCATAGAGGGAACGCGAACATCGATGATCGAGTCGAGCAGGTGGCGGCCTTCGAGGATGATGCCGCGGCTCTCCTGCTCCGTGCCCACCAGGAAGCCCGGGGTGTCCTCCAGGAAGATGAGGGGCACATTGTAGACGTTGCAGAAGCGGATGAAGCGCGTGGCCTTGCGGGCCGCGTCCACGTCGATCTGACCCGAGGCCACCGCCGAGTTGTTGGCGACGAAGCCCACCACGTAGCCGCCGATCCGGCCAAAGGCCGTGACCATGTTTCGCGCCCGCTCGGGCTGGAGCTCGAAGTACTCGCCGTGATCGCAGATCTGCTGGATGAAGAGTGTGATGTCCAGAGGCGCGTTCATCCCCGCTGGGGAGTTGAATGTGCGGCGGAAGAGGGTGTCCTCCTCCATGGTGAAGCGATCCACCGGGTCGGAGGTCTCCATGAACGGAGAGAGCGAGCGGTTGTCGTCGGGCAGGTAGCCGAGCAGGCGGATCGCCGTGCGGAGAGACGCCAACTCGTCCTGGGTGGTGACGTCGCAGACGCCGTTCAGCCCGTGGACGCCGGGGCCGCCCAGGTCGTCGGCGCTCACGTCCTCGCCCATGGCGCTCTTCACGACACCGGGCCCGGTCAGGCCGATGAAGGTGTCGTTGCACTGGATCATGAACGAGCCCTGGCGGGGCAGGTAGGCGCCGCCGCCGGCGTTGTAGCCGAACATCAAGCTGATGCTGGGCACGACGCCGCTGATCTTGCGCAGCGCCGTGAAGGCCTCGCTGTAGCCGTCGAGCCCGCCGACGCCGGCGGGTACGAACGCGCCCGCTGAATCGTTCATGCCGATCAGCGGGATGCCACGCTCGCCGGCCATGTAGATGAGGCGCGCCAGCTTGTCGCCGTTGGTCGCGTCCATCGAGCCAGCGCGCAGGGTGAAATCGTGGCCATAGACCGCGACATCGCGCCCGTTCAGATCCAGGATGCCGGTCACGATCGCCGCACCGTCGAGCCCCGGGCCCCAGTTGTGCCAGAGCAGGTTCGGCTCGCGGTCGGTCATTACCTTGAGCCGCTCGAACACGGTCATGCGGCTCTTCACGTGCTGCACGCGCACACGGGCCACGCCGCCACCGCGACGGGGGCGAGCTTCGAGTTCTTCGCCGAGTTCGAGAGCCGCGTCGTACACGCCCGTGGTATGGGACGCTCCGCCGCCGACGGCGGTCTCGGTACCACTTGCGGCAAACGGGTTGTCGAGGGAGTAGCTGGGTGCGGAGGCTTCCATTTTCTTGCAGGAGCCCTTCAGAGGCTCGCGACTTCCCCCAAACGCTGACGAAGCTCTCGCTCGTAGACCGCAAGATCGATGGGCGCGCGCGCCACGCCGGTTTCCATGGCTGCCGAAGCCACGGCCGGCGCCACGTAGAGCAGAACGCGTGGGTCGAAGGGCTTCGGAATGATGGACTGCGGACCAAAATCGAAGTTCTCGCCCGGGTAGGCATTCCTCACCACTTCAGGCACCGCATCACCCCGCTTCGCCAGCTCAGCCAGGGACTTGACTGCGGCCCTCTTCATCTCCTCGTTGATGCGCGTCGCTCGCACGTCGAGGGCGCCCCGGAAGATGAACGGGAACCCCAACACGTTGTTCACCTGGTTCGGATAGTCGGAGCGCCCCGTCGCCATGATCACATCCTGGCGGACGGCCTCGACATCGGGCGGGGAGATCTCCGGATCCGGGTTCGCCATGGCGAAGATGATCGGCTTCGCCGCCATCGACTTCACCATTTCCTGGGTTACGAGGCCGGCCTGGGAAACGCCGACGAAGACATCGGCGCCCTTCATCGCGTCTTCGAGTGTCCGTGCGTCGGTGGGTCGCGAGAATTCGGCCTTGTGTTGGTTCATGCCGTCCGTGCGGCCGTCATAGATGACGCCTCGGCTATCGAGCAGGAGCATGTTCTCCAGCCGCACACCGAGATCCCGGTAGAGCTTCGCGCAGGCGATACCGGCGGCGCCGGCGCCGGAGAAGACGACCTTCACCGCGTCGATCGTCTTGCCCTGGATCTCGAGCGCGTTCAGCAGGGCGGCTGCGGAAATCAGGGCGGTGCCGTGCTGATCGTCGTGAAAGACCGGGATATCGCAGGTCTCGATGAGCGTGCGCTCGATCTCGAAGCACTCTGGTGAGCGAATGTCCTCCAGGTTGATCCCACCGAAGGTCGGGGCGATCAACTGGCAGGTGCGAATGATCTCCTGCGGATCCTGGCTGTCGATCTCGATATCGAAAACGTCGATATCGGCGAAGCGCTTGAACAGGACCCCTTTGCCCTCCATGACCGGCTTGGCCGCGAGGGGACCGATGTTTCCGAGCCCAAGCACGGCGCTGCCATTCGAGATGACAGCCACCAGATTGCCCTTCGCCGTGTAGCTGTAGACATCCCCCGGGTGCTTGGCGATCTCCCGGCAGGGCTCTGCTACGCCGGGGCTGTACGCCAGAGAGAGGTCCTTCTGGGTGATGCACGGCTTGGTGGGTACGAGCTTGATCTTCCCCGGCCGCCCATCCGCGTGGTAGCGCAGTGCCTCTTCTTTGGTGATCACAGGCAGGTCCTCAGGATCCGGGGAGGGTGGATCCCTGGGGGGTGCACCGGGCCGGCCCCGGGCAACGGGCCCGCGATCGTAGCAGAATTGACGGAGTGCTACGAGGCGAGAAAACTGTTGTGCTGCACCGTGTTAGGAGATTTCCGGGGGGGGTCGGGTCTACTCCTTGAGAAGTTCGCGCGCGATCACCAGACGCTGGATCTGATTCGTGCCCTCGTAGATCTGCATCAGCTTCGCGTCACGCATCAATTTCTCCACCGGATACTCCTTCGTGTATCCGTTTCCGCCGAACACCTGCACCGCGTCCACGGTGATCTTCATGGCGGCGTCGGTCGAGAAGCACTTGGCGAAGGACGAGAATTTCGACGCGCGCATCCCCTGGTCGATCATCCAGGCGCTTTGGTGGGTCAGCAGGCGTGCCGCCTCCAGATCCTTGGCCATGTCGGCCAGCATGAACTGGACGGCCTGGAAGCCCGAGATCGGGAAGCCGAAGGCCTTGCGCTCAGCGGCGTACGCGAGGCTTTCGTCCAAGGCACGGCGGGCGATGCCGCAGGCCAGGGCACCGATCGACGGCCGGGTGGTGTCGAGAGTCTGCATCGCGATCTTGAAGCCCTTGCCTTCCTCGCCGAGAAGCTGGGAGGCAGGAACCCGGACATTGTCGAAATGGATCACCCGGGTGTCGCTGGCCCGCTGCCCCATCTTGTCCTCTTTCTTCCCGGGGGAGATGCCGGGCAGATCCGAGGGCATGACGAAGGCGCAGATACCTTTGTGCCGCGAGCTGCGATCGAGGGTGGCAAAGACGGTGTAGAGCTCGGCCACTCCACCGTTGGTGATCCAGCACTTCGTACCGTTCAGGATGTAGTCATCGCCGTCTTTTTCGGCGAGAAGCTGCAGCCCGGCGACATCCGAGCCGGCATTGGGTTCGGACAGACAGAAGGCGATCTGCTCGAACTTCTGGGTGCTCGTGAGGCGCCCAAGCCATTCCTTCTTCTGTTCTTCGCTGCCGCCGGCGAGGATCGGGGTAAGACCCAGATCGTTGGCCATGATGGAGGTGGCCATCCCGGAACAGCCCCAGGCCAGTTCCTCGACGACAATGCATGAATCGAGCAGGCCCAGGCCGACCCCGTCGAATTCCGAGGGGATCGACAGGCACGAGAGTCCGAGCTCCCAGGCTTCCTTCATGATCTCATGGGGGAAGTCGCCGCTCTGGTCGTATTCCGCCGCGATCGGCTTGATCTTTTCCTCGGCAAACCGGCGCGCCATTTCTTGGAGAGCAAGCTGCTCGTCGGTGAGGGTGAAGTCCATGATGCTGACTCCTAGTCATTTATCGTTACGAAACAGGGACTTGGGGCGCGGACCTTAGCGCGGGGACGTTCTTCCTTCCTCGCTGCTGGATCTGGCTAGCGGAGGCGAGCGGTCAGGCGCTCTGCGGCATCCGTGACGAGGGGGGCGAGTCGCTGGCGTAGATCTTCCTCATTGACGCGAAACGCCGGTGCGGAGATCGAGAGCGCAGCCACCGTGCGGCCGGCGGCGTCGTAGACAGGAGCCGCAACGCAGCGCATCCCCTCGGCGCATTCTTCCACATCGAAGGCCAATCCCTCTCCGGCCACGGACTGCAGGTGGTCGAAGAACTTGTCCCGATCGGTGATGGTCCCCGGAGTGTGTCGCGGGAGTTCGCCATCGGCCGCGCACTCCCGATCGAAGCGCTCCCAGACGTCCGCCCCGGCTGTCGCCAGCAGCGCCTTGCCAAGCGCCGTGCAGTGCAGCGGAAGACGCTGGCCGACCCTCAGACCGGTCAGGACCAGCTGATTCGGCTGCTCGCCGTCCAGATGGGTCACCTGGAGATCCCGAAGGGCGCCAAGGTGGGCGGTCTCACCCGCAATCTCGGCCAGACGTTCGAGCTCGCTTCGACCGTGACGCGCCAGGCTTCGGCCGCGCGAGAAGGAATGACCGAGTTCGAGGCATCGCGAGCCGAGCCGGTAGCGATCCGTGTCCTCCAGTTGCTCGACGTATCCGCGCTCCTCGAGCGTGGCGAGCAACCTGAACACATTGTTCTTGTGCAGCGAGAGGCGCCGTGAAAGATCGGTAACGCCCAGCTCTTCGACCTCGGAAAAGGTTTCGAGCAAGCGAAGAGCATTGACGACCGTCTGGATCACGTATTCGCTCTTCGGACGCCGCGGCAACTTGGTGGAGGGGGGTGCCATGGTGAGGGGGGACTCCGGCCCGTGGTCGGGCCACCGGAAAGGCTTTGGCTACTAGCGGTCCTTGACTTTCTCCCAGTCGGCCAGGAATTGCTCCAGACCGCGGTCGGTCAAGGGATGCTTGACCAGCTGGGCGATGACCTTCGGCGGCATCGTCACCACATGGGCGCCGAGCATGGCCGCTTCAACGACGTGGATGGGATGGCGCACGCTCGCGACGAGAACTTCCGTCGCGAGGCCGTAGTTCTCGTAGATCGTGCAGATCTGCCGGATCAGCTCCATGCCGTCGGTCGCGAGATCGTCGAGTCGCCCGACGAAGGGTGAGGCGAAGGTGGCCCCTGCCTTGGCCGCCATCAACGCCTGGGGTGCGCTGAAGATCAGCGTGCAGTTCGTCTGGATGCCCTGAGACGACAGCGTCTTGAGCGCCTTCAGACCCTCGAGGGTCATCGGGATCTTGATCACGATGTTGTCCGCGATCTTCCCGAGCTCCGTGGCCTCGGCGATCATGCCATCGTGATCGAGGGCGGTGACTTCCGCGCTGACCGGGCCCTCCACGATCTTGGTGATCTCCTGCAGGATCTCCGTGGGGCTCCCGGACTCCTTCGCGAGCAGGCTGGGATTGGTGGTGACTCCATCGAGGAGCCCCATGCCTGCGGCCTCCCGGATGTCGCTCACGTTCGCGGTGTCAATGAAGAACTTCAAGAACGCTCACTCGAGATGGCCGGCCACAACCATCGGCGGGATGCCTGGGACGGGCAGGAAAGAAAGGCTCGGGGCGGCGGCGGGAGCAACAGGAGAACTTCGGAGCCTCGAGCTTTGTAGTCGAGACAACGTTCCCGTGTCAATAAGTTGAAGTGCGAATTCGATGAGTTTCTCACTTGTTTGATCAAAGCGAACACCGAACTGTGTCTACGGATGGTTCTCCGCATGAGAAGCCGCATCGCCGTCTTCGTCACTCCCCGAGGGAGCGCCGCGCTCTGCGCCCTCGCTCGCAATCAGCTCGAGGATCAAGAGACCTACACCAATCACGATGGCCGAATCCGCAATGTTGAAATCGGGCCACGAATAGCCAGTGCCAAGACGGAAGTGCAGAAAATCGATCACCTCTCCGAAGCGAATGCGATCGAGCAGGTTCCCGAGCGCCCCGCCGAGGATGAGCCCGAGTGCAGAACCTGAAAGTCGATCCCTCGGGGCAAGCTGACGAAAAAAGGAAACGATCAGCACGAGAGCAATCGACGTGGCAATCAGGAAGAACCAGCGCCGGAACGGCTCTGGCGCCGTCGCGAACATCGAGAACGCCGCGCCGGGATTGCGCACGTGGGTCAGGTAGAAGAATTCTTCGACCACGGGGATTCGATCGCCGTAGGCAAGCGTCGTCACCACCCAGTGCTTGCTCACTATGTCGAGAGGCAGGCTCGCTGCGAGCGCGACGAGAAACACCTTCAATTTCGGGGTCATCGGGCGCAGAAACCTATCACCGCAGCTCTCGAGCGTCGAGCAGACCATCACCCCAGACTGCAGGAGAGGCCTCCTCGGCATAGCGGAGCTGTTGTGCAGAACCCAGCGCACCTCGCAGCCCCTCCACGTGAACGAATGCGCCGGGCGGAGCATCCTC encodes:
- a CDS encoding acetyl-CoA carboxylase carboxyltransferase subunit, whose amino-acid sequence is MEASAPSYSLDNPFAASGTETAVGGGASHTTGVYDAALELGEELEARPRRGGGVARVRVQHVKSRMTVFERLKVMTDREPNLLWHNWGPGLDGAAIVTGILDLNGRDVAVYGHDFTLRAGSMDATNGDKLARLIYMAGERGIPLIGMNDSAGAFVPAGVGGLDGYSEAFTALRKISGVVPSISLMFGYNAGGGAYLPRQGSFMIQCNDTFIGLTGPGVVKSAMGEDVSADDLGGPGVHGLNGVCDVTTQDELASLRTAIRLLGYLPDDNRSLSPFMETSDPVDRFTMEEDTLFRRTFNSPAGMNAPLDITLFIQQICDHGEYFELQPERARNMVTAFGRIGGYVVGFVANNSAVASGQIDVDAARKATRFIRFCNVYNVPLIFLEDTPGFLVGTEQESRGIILEGRHLLDSIIDVRVPSMTLIIRNAFGGAYAAYNSHYVGADMVFAMPHARIAVMGSGGGTEFVYKAEMREFEAAYKKAVAGGADEEEALAERDAGLAGLRDRYEAELMNPKEALSLGSVSRIVLPGTSRRVLAQNLAFLMRTYAPAPMAGPQREFE
- a CDS encoding acyl-CoA dehydrogenase — its product is MDFTLTDEQLALQEMARRFAEEKIKPIAAEYDQSGDFPHEIMKEAWELGLSCLSIPSEFDGVGLGLLDSCIVVEELAWGCSGMATSIMANDLGLTPILAGGSEEQKKEWLGRLTSTQKFEQIAFCLSEPNAGSDVAGLQLLAEKDGDDYILNGTKCWITNGGVAELYTVFATLDRSSRHKGICAFVMPSDLPGISPGKKEDKMGQRASDTRVIHFDNVRVPASQLLGEEGKGFKIAMQTLDTTRPSIGALACGIARRALDESLAYAAERKAFGFPISGFQAVQFMLADMAKDLEAARLLTHQSAWMIDQGMRASKFSSFAKCFSTDAAMKITVDAVQVFGGNGYTKEYPVEKLMRDAKLMQIYEGTNQIQRLVIARELLKE
- a CDS encoding IclR family transcriptional regulator yields the protein MAPPSTKLPRRPKSEYVIQTVVNALRLLETFSEVEELGVTDLSRRLSLHKNNVFRLLATLEERGYVEQLEDTDRYRLGSRCLELGHSFSRGRSLARHGRSELERLAEIAGETAHLGALRDLQVTHLDGEQPNQLVLTGLRVGQRLPLHCTALGKALLATAGADVWERFDRECAADGELPRHTPGTITDRDKFFDHLQSVAGEGLAFDVEECAEGMRCVAAPVYDAAGRTVAALSISAPAFRVNEEDLRQRLAPLVTDAAERLTARLR
- the fsa gene encoding fructose-6-phosphate aldolase yields the protein MKFFIDTANVSDIREAAGMGLLDGVTTNPSLLAKESGSPTEILQEITKIVEGPVSAEVTALDHDGMIAEATELGKIADNIVIKIPMTLEGLKALKTLSSQGIQTNCTLIFSAPQALMAAKAGATFASPFVGRLDDLATDGMELIRQICTIYENYGLATEVLVASVRHPIHVVEAAMLGAHVVTMPPKVIAQLVKHPLTDRGLEQFLADWEKVKDR
- the lspA gene encoding signal peptidase II; translated protein: MTPKLKVFLVALAASLPLDIVSKHWVVTTLAYGDRIPVVEEFFYLTHVRNPGAAFSMFATAPEPFRRWFFLIATSIALVLIVSFFRQLAPRDRLSGSALGLILGGALGNLLDRIRFGEVIDFLHFRLGTGYSWPDFNIADSAIVIGVGLLILELIASEGAERGAPSGSDEDGDAASHAENHP